Genomic DNA from uncultured Methanospirillum sp.:
TTGTACGTTATGCCTTAAACCCAACAACAACAGCCGATATTTCATGACGATATGGCATGAGCACCACAGAAAAACCTGCCCGCCCCATCTTATCAATAAGCGTTTCGACACGCTCCATTTCGCCATAATTTGCTATTCTTGAGTTGACAATGGAGGTGATCTCCTCTGATGATAACCCGGCTGACTCCATCGATCTGATCCATCGGGACCGGTAGATCTCTTCTGCCACATCTGATTCAGGCCTGATGATATCCCCACAGATAAAGATCCCTTCCGGTGACAGGGCCTCATGTACCCGGGATAGGAGGGCCATCCGATCATGTTCAGGAACATGGTGGAAACAGAGTGTAGTCAGGATAACGTCAAACTGACCTGATGG
This window encodes:
- a CDS encoding class I SAM-dependent methyltransferase encodes the protein MNHNVDRSDNEHYLSMASAYDTRLSAILPESETFFAEVLSFIPVQSRRLLELGSGTGYATEKIQSHFNTLQIIGIDHSDEMIRCAQQKPHLNQVTFLEQDIRDPWPSGQFDVILTTLCFHHVPEHDRMALLSRVHEALSPEGIFICGDIIRPESDVAEEIYRSRWIRSMESAGLSSEEITSIVNSRIANYGEMERVETLIDKMGRAGFSVVLMPYRHEISAVVVGFKA